The stretch of DNA ACCGATTTCAGGAAGCGCAGCTTCGAGGACATGAGCGCCATCGAGGACGACACCTTCGACGCGGGTTACGCGATCGAGTCGACGTGCCATGCGCAGGACAAGCAACGCGCGTTCGCGGAGGTATTCCGCGTACTGAAGCCGGGCGCCCTGTTCTGGGGCCAGGAAATGTGCCTGACGGACCGGTTCGATCCGCGGGACGGCCGGCACCGGACCATCAAGCGGGAGCTCATGCGCGGTATCGCGCTGCACGACATCGCCACGTTCGGAGAAGTGAATCGCGCTCTCGAAGGGGCGGGATTCCAGGTCATCGAGGGGAGTGACTGGGAGGTCCGGGAAGGACCCGCTACGCCCTGGTATCAACCCATGGAGAGTCGGCACGGGACGTTGGGGAACGCGGTGCGCAGGCTCCCCTGGGGCCGCAAGGCGTTCATCGCGGGGTCGAAGTTGGCCGAGGTGCTGCGGTTCTTTCCGAAGGGCTCGGCGGAGGTGGTTCGACTCCTTGACCGAACCGCGGAGGCTTACGTCGCAGGCGGCAAGACGGGCATCTTCACGCCCCTGTATTGTTTCCTGGCGCGCAAGCCCTAGTCGGCGCTGCGGTCAGGGCTTCGAGGCGCCATCGCCGGGTCCGGATAGAACTGTCGGCAGTGTCGGCGGTACTTCCCGATGGGGCCGTCCGTCCGGCAAAGCCGCGGGGGAGACCGGTAGCGCTTCCTGTCCCAGATCACGATGTCCTGCAGGACGAACCGCCTCTCCTCGCGGAGGATGAAGTAATTCAGCACCCGGTGGCGCAGCGGCACGGGCAGGAAGCCCAGGCCCGAGATGAACCGCCCCGGTTTCCGGATCTCCCGCACCTGATTGACCATCGTCAACTCCACGAATTCGCCGTCGACGGGCGTCGTAAGCACCCACATGCGCGACCTTATGCCGACCGACTTCTCGTGAATCTCGACGAAGGAGTAGCCGAGTCCGTGGACGTGCGTGATGACCGAGACTTCGGAATGAATGTCCACCAGACCCAGGATCCGGCGCACCGCCTTGAAGTCGAAACAACTCTTCAGGTAGGCGCCGTCGACGGAAAAGTCGGTCGGCTCCACGTCGTGGTAGCCATGTGTGTACTCGAGGTGCTCCACGTCCACGGAGTTTTCCGTCGTCTCCTGGGGATGGCCTCGAAACCGCAGCTTGCAGGATCGGAGCCCGGTCCACTGGGCGCCGGTGGGTGGTTCGTCCGGCAGGTGCCACTGGGGGGCTCGGCCGCCGCTCCCCCACCAGGCGAAGATCATGCCGAGGATCTCGCGGGTCTCGTAGAGCTTCAACCTCGCGGCCTTCGGGGGCGGGGCATTGGGCGTGGCCACGCATTGGCCGGTCGTGTCGAACTCGAACCCGTGGAAGGGACAGACGAGGCAGCCATCGCGGACCAGGCCGCCCGTGCTCGGTCCCATGTGCGAGCCCAGGTGGGGACAGAAGGCGTCCGCCACGCAGATGCGGCCCTCGT from Candidatus Palauibacter scopulicola encodes:
- a CDS encoding methyltransferase domain-containing protein, producing the protein MRLGKLSKALRAAHAGSGVARRVRHLEGWLDRAASEAAGAGTYDHAETVRDYYELCNGFMVYGWGESLHFAPLTPSESLEESKLRHQRAMISMLELQQGMEVIDVGCGIGGPMRRVVREAGVRVVGININEIQLGEAKKLNAEAGLEHMTDFRKRSFEDMSAIEDDTFDAGYAIESTCHAQDKQRAFAEVFRVLKPGALFWGQEMCLTDRFDPRDGRHRTIKRELMRGIALHDIATFGEVNRALEGAGFQVIEGSDWEVREGPATPWYQPMESRHGTLGNAVRRLPWGRKAFIAGSKLAEVLRFFPKGSAEVVRLLDRTAEAYVAGGKTGIFTPLYCFLARKP
- a CDS encoding Rieske 2Fe-2S domain-containing protein; this translates as MATYSDALPPFPEGWYFIGDRASIERAKLIEKTWMGEEIVAWADDEGRICVADAFCPHLGSHMGPSTGGLVRDGCLVCPFHGFEFDTTGQCVATPNAPPPKAARLKLYETREILGMIFAWWGSGGRAPQWHLPDEPPTGAQWTGLRSCKLRFRGHPQETTENSVDVEHLEYTHGYHDVEPTDFSVDGAYLKSCFDFKAVRRILGLVDIHSEVSVITHVHGLGYSFVEIHEKSVGIRSRMWVLTTPVDGEFVELTMVNQVREIRKPGRFISGLGFLPVPLRHRVLNYFILREERRFVLQDIVIWDRKRYRSPPRLCRTDGPIGKYRRHCRQFYPDPAMAPRSPDRSAD